From the genome of Aliarcobacter lanthieri:
AAATTTATTTTCTACTTTGTCTAAAATATTTGCATTTTTAAGTGCTTCAACTGCAGCAGTTCCATAAGGAGCAGTTTTTGGGTTAGCTATTGCAACTCTTTTAATATTATCATTGATTACTACTTCGATACCTTTAGAAAAATCCATCTCTTTTGCACTTAACATTGCTAAACTTCCTTGTGCATAAACAACAGGTTCAGTAGCAGTTAATTTTTCTTTATATAAAGTTTCAGGGAATTTCATATCAGCACTCATAAAAATATCGAATGGTGCACCATTTTGAATTTGAGCTGTAAATTTTCCACTAGCACCAAGTACTACTTCAATTTTTGTATCAGGATTTGTTTTATTAAATTCTGCAATTAAATCATTTATTGCATAACTAACATTTGCTGCAACTGCAATATTAACTGTTCCAGCAAATATTGATGAACATAATAATGCTAAACCTAAAATTATTTTCTTCATATTTTTTCCTTATTTTCCTATCATAATATCAGACGCTTTTATAACTGCATCAATTTCTGTTCCAACTTTTAGATTCATATTTTGTACAGAATTTACAGTTACAACTGCAACTACTTTGTCTTCATTTCCAATATTTATTACAACTTCTGCATTAACTGCACCTAGGCTTATCTCTTCAATAGTACCTTTTAAACAATTTCTTGCACTAAGTTTCAAGTTACTTTGCGTTGATAATAAAACATTGCTAGATTTAATAACAGCAATAACTTCATCACCAATAGCTAATCCAAGATTTTCAACAGAACTATTTGTAATAATAGAAACTATTGTATTTCCACTTTTTAGTTTTATTTCAACTTCAGCATTAACTGCACCAAGTGAAATTTTTTCAACTATTCCAATGATCTGATTTCTTGCACTAATTTGCATCGATAACCTCCTTATTATTTTTAAAGACCCAGTATTCAAATCAGTAATTCGATTTAGATTTTCAATAAACTTTCTTTGCTCCTCTTTTAACAAAAAGTATGTTGTTAAAAGATTTTCTCCATACTTTGTAAGAGTTGTACCACCTCCACCTACTCCGCCAATTTCTCTTATAACTATAGGTGTAGTTGATAAGTTATTCATAGCTTCAACTGCTTCCCAAGCAGCTTTATAGCTCATAGGAACTTCTTTCGCTGCTTTATTTATTGAACCAGTTTTCTTAATAGCAAGAAGCAATTCAATTCTTTTTTCAAGTAAAAAAGGTTGATTTAAAAGCTCTAAAGTCAAATTTGATGATATTGACATATCTAATCCTTTGTTATATTTAAAAATATATAACGTAAATATATCTTATCGTTATATCTCTTAATAAATATTGATTTAAATCAAAATTTATATGTTATTATTACAAAGTTTTACTAAGGATACATAAATGGAAATAAACGAGCTTTTAATAGACTTTGTTGCAACAACAGTATTTAGTTTTTTAATAGGTTTAGAAGTAAAAGCATATATGC
Proteins encoded in this window:
- the modA gene encoding molybdate ABC transporter substrate-binding protein, producing the protein MKKIILGLALLCSSIFAGTVNIAVAANVSYAINDLIAEFNKTNPDTKIEVVLGASGKFTAQIQNGAPFDIFMSADMKFPETLYKEKLTATEPVVYAQGSLAMLSAKEMDFSKGIEVVINDNIKRVAIANPKTAPYGTAAVEALKNANILDKVENKFVYAESISQAVTYALTAADVGFIAKSLLYEDKMAKYKENVHWVSVDPKLYTPIDQGIVVLNKAKDNAEAKAFYEFILSDKAKEIFKNFGYLVK
- a CDS encoding TOBE domain-containing protein, with translation MSISSNLTLELLNQPFLLEKRIELLLAIKKTGSINKAAKEVPMSYKAAWEAVEAMNNLSTTPIVIREIGGVGGGGTTLTKYGENLLTTYFLLKEEQRKFIENLNRITDLNTGSLKIIRRLSMQISARNQIIGIVEKISLGAVNAEVEIKLKSGNTIVSIITNSSVENLGLAIGDEVIAVIKSSNVLLSTQSNLKLSARNCLKGTIEEISLGAVNAEVVINIGNEDKVVAVVTVNSVQNMNLKVGTEIDAVIKASDIMIGK